The following coding sequences are from one Solea solea chromosome 4, fSolSol10.1, whole genome shotgun sequence window:
- the ccdc92bb gene encoding coiled-coil domain-containing protein 92 isoform X1: MRDALIRSLFLHYHVMDADRLEQQVATVERGIAFLKQEHLAMLTGLQLEITHLKRRCHELSCELDSRFPDRNTAEEEAELAARCEAAERLLEEQKCMMVAVRGELRAGRARTSALGRSLREEERRFLEELKRRSHKITLLTRELQRQNDTTSSLYHELHAARLKLFNQQQSGDSAAAREEDEARGRDEEEDDEEDEEGESTDWLLSPPPPASPSQPEERHRRRVAMREERVRACVPQERVTSPQRPHPMPDPALFLMPLRYRLLRLSQPLRMQDGEEMDDEWEDIEDIRAPRRVDMGAGEGETAL, translated from the exons ATGAGAGACGCTTTGATCAGGTCACTGTTTCTTCACTATCACG tcatGGATGCTGACAGGCTGGAGCAGCAGGTGGCCACTGTGGAGAGAGGCATTGCCTTCCTGAAGCAGGAGCACCTGGCCATGCTGACCGGTCTGCAGCTGGAGATCACACACCTGAAAAGGCGCTGTCACG AGCTGAGCTGTGAGCTGGACTCCAGGTTtcctgacagaaacacagcag aggaggaagcagagctggcAGCACGCTGTGAGGCAGCAGAGCGCCTCCTGGAGGAGCAGAAGTGCATGATGGTCGCTGTGCGTGGTGAGCTGCGGGCCGGCCGCGCACGGACATCGGCGCTTGGCAGGAGCCTCAGGGAAGAAGAGCGGCGGTTCCTGGAGGAACTGAAACGCCGCAGCCACAAGATCACGCTGCTGACCCGAGAGCTGCAGCGGCAGAACGACACCACCTCCAGCCTTTATCACGAGCTCCACGCCGCACGCTTAAAACTCTTCAATCAACAGCAGAGCGGCGACTCTGCTGCAGCGAGAGAGGAGGACGAAGCCAGAGGgagagatgaggaagaggatgatgaagaggacGAGGAAGGGGAGAGCACAGACTGGCTTCTGTCTCCACCTCCCCCTGCCTCTCCCTCCCAACCAGAGGAGAGACACAGGAGGCGTGTCGCCATGAGGGAGGAGAGGGTCCGAGCTTGTGTCCCACAAGAGAGAGTGACATCACCGCAGAGGCCACACCCCATGCCCGATCCCGCCCTGTTCTTGATGCCACTTAGATACCGCCTCCTTCGCTTGAGTCAGCCACTCAGAATGCAGGACGGAGAGGAGATGGACGACGAGTGGGAGGACATTGAGGACATCAGGGCGCCCAGGAGGGTGGACATGGGGGCAGGAGAGGGAGAAACTGCTCTGTGA
- the ccdc92bb gene encoding coiled-coil domain-containing protein 92 isoform X2 encodes MDADRLEQQVATVERGIAFLKQEHLAMLTGLQLEITHLKRRCHELSCELDSRFPDRNTAEEEAELAARCEAAERLLEEQKCMMVAVRGELRAGRARTSALGRSLREEERRFLEELKRRSHKITLLTRELQRQNDTTSSLYHELHAARLKLFNQQQSGDSAAAREEDEARGRDEEEDDEEDEEGESTDWLLSPPPPASPSQPEERHRRRVAMREERVRACVPQERVTSPQRPHPMPDPALFLMPLRYRLLRLSQPLRMQDGEEMDDEWEDIEDIRAPRRVDMGAGEGETAL; translated from the exons atGGATGCTGACAGGCTGGAGCAGCAGGTGGCCACTGTGGAGAGAGGCATTGCCTTCCTGAAGCAGGAGCACCTGGCCATGCTGACCGGTCTGCAGCTGGAGATCACACACCTGAAAAGGCGCTGTCACG AGCTGAGCTGTGAGCTGGACTCCAGGTTtcctgacagaaacacagcag aggaggaagcagagctggcAGCACGCTGTGAGGCAGCAGAGCGCCTCCTGGAGGAGCAGAAGTGCATGATGGTCGCTGTGCGTGGTGAGCTGCGGGCCGGCCGCGCACGGACATCGGCGCTTGGCAGGAGCCTCAGGGAAGAAGAGCGGCGGTTCCTGGAGGAACTGAAACGCCGCAGCCACAAGATCACGCTGCTGACCCGAGAGCTGCAGCGGCAGAACGACACCACCTCCAGCCTTTATCACGAGCTCCACGCCGCACGCTTAAAACTCTTCAATCAACAGCAGAGCGGCGACTCTGCTGCAGCGAGAGAGGAGGACGAAGCCAGAGGgagagatgaggaagaggatgatgaagaggacGAGGAAGGGGAGAGCACAGACTGGCTTCTGTCTCCACCTCCCCCTGCCTCTCCCTCCCAACCAGAGGAGAGACACAGGAGGCGTGTCGCCATGAGGGAGGAGAGGGTCCGAGCTTGTGTCCCACAAGAGAGAGTGACATCACCGCAGAGGCCACACCCCATGCCCGATCCCGCCCTGTTCTTGATGCCACTTAGATACCGCCTCCTTCGCTTGAGTCAGCCACTCAGAATGCAGGACGGAGAGGAGATGGACGACGAGTGGGAGGACATTGAGGACATCAGGGCGCCCAGGAGGGTGGACATGGGGGCAGGAGAGGGAGAAACTGCTCTGTGA